The genomic DNA CCTTCTTCTCCTAAAATGTGATGGTCAGGAAACGTTTGGGCAATATTGTCAAAAAAGTACTCCTCCACTTCACGGTCAATATTGGTCACAAGGTCATTTGGATTTGATTTCGTTTGAATGGATAAGGACTTATCAAATGAAGCTTTTATTTTTTCCCCTGCTTCTTTCACCCATTCTTTTGCTTGACGATCAATTTCATGCCAATTCATCATATGAAACCCTACTTTCTATGTATTCACCATTTGACGATATTAGAATACTGTATAATTTTACCTAAAATCAAGTGTCATCCAACTTTTCCGAAAAAAACGAACCTCATTCAGGTTCGTAAAATGTTTTATTAACCAAATGTTCACGACATCAAATAGAAATTGATCTGATCGGATAAGGAAACACATCATATCTGTAATATAATTCCTTTTATATTTTTAATCGCAACCATTCGTTACGAAGTTTTTCTAATTTTCTTATGCATTCTTTTTTCTTTTGCTCATCATTTTCTTTCATAGCCTCAAACAATGTCGCTAATTCATAATCGAGTTCTAATTTAACAACTGTTAAACGTTTTTTCGCCTCATATTTTTGTCTACCTTTCATCACCTGTTTCACCCTTTTCGCCCCTTTCATCATTTGTAACGGGTCAGTTCCAAAAACGATATCTCTGTCTTATTGATAATATCGTATGAAAATGAAATTTACCTTGGCACTTCCAATATCAATTTGTGCGGATACCTATTTTACGTAGAATTTTAAATGAAGGCTGTTTTCGTAAACTTTGCTGCTTTTTGACTGTCAATGAACCGAACAAAGTACGTAGTCGGACAAATCACATTTGTCCGACCATCGATTTTTGTTCGGTTACGTCACACTACGCGTGACATAGCAAGCGTATCGCTTGCCTATGACAGTCGAAAAG from Bacillus alveayuensis includes the following:
- a CDS encoding hypothetical protein (product_source=Hypo-rule applied; smart=SM01083; superfamily=101116); amino-acid sequence: MKQVMKGRQKYEAKKRLTVVKLELDYELATLFEAMKENDEQKKKECIRKLEKLRNEWLRLKI